The genomic segment AGGAATATTCAGGTACAGTGAGTATTCCTGCCGCTTTGATCGAGAATGCCCAAAAGCTTTCGTTAACATTGACGGATTATCCTGATCAAAGACTTCAGCTAAAAATGTCCGAAATTCCTGTCGCCCGATAAACCCTTTGAGTGCGGCAACCGTAAATAGTAACAATTCTTTTAGGACGAACTTGAGATTTTTCTACTTTTGATAGAGTTGCCAAATCAGATCGTTCTTGAAACATGGATGGGTAGGGACAGCACCGCTCTCTACCCAGCGGCTCAAGGTGCGGTGTCGTTCTTTCTCCCACTCCTGCAAAGGATGGGCTGCCCCAGGTTGCGGAAGTTTTTGTGAGCGTTTATTCTAACCTCACCGGTCAAGACATTGTACTGCGATTGTTATCAGTGCTGCTTCTGATTGCAATCAATGCGTTTTTTGTCACGGCTGAGTTTTCCATGGTTTCTGTGCGGCGATCGCGCATCAATCAGCTAGCAGATGCAGGTGATGTTCAGGCGAAAACCGTTCAATCCTTGCAACGCAGCATCGAGCGTTTACTCTCGACCACTCAGATCGGAATTACGCTTTCCAGTTTGGCGTTGGGCTGGATTGGGGAGAGTACCATGGCGGTTCTGGTCGCGGCGGGAATTGGACAATTGCCCCTGCCGCGATCGGTTAGCCAGTTTATGGCTCACTCTCTAGCCATCCCGATCACTTTTTTTGTGATTGCCTATCTGCAAATTGTTCTGGGCGAACTGTGTCCCAAATCCGTTGCTCTGCTTTACTCAGAACAACTCGCGCGGTTTCTCGGCCCCCCTAGCCTCGCGATCGCACGTTTTTTTAATCCGTTCATCTGGATTTTAAACCAATCGACTCGCTTGCTTCTGCGCCTTGTCGGTATCCAATATACCGGTCAAGGCTGGTATAACCGAGTCACCCCAGAAGAGTTACAACTGATTATTACCACCGAACGCGAGTCCACCGGACTAGAAGCGGAAGAACGCGAACTCCTGAAAAACGTGTTTGAGTTTGGTGAAGTGGAAGCGGTAGAGGTAATGGTTCCCCGCACCAGCATTGCTGCCATTCCGAGTACAGCAACCTTCCAGACGCTGCTAGAGGAAATTGCTCAAACCGGTCACTCGCGCTATCCCGTCATGGGCGAATCCCTGGAT from the Microcoleus sp. AS-A8 genome contains:
- a CDS encoding hemolysin family protein, producing the protein MSVYSNLTGQDIVLRLLSVLLLIAINAFFVTAEFSMVSVRRSRINQLADAGDVQAKTVQSLQRSIERLLSTTQIGITLSSLALGWIGESTMAVLVAAGIGQLPLPRSVSQFMAHSLAIPITFFVIAYLQIVLGELCPKSVALLYSEQLARFLGPPSLAIARFFNPFIWILNQSTRLLLRLVGIQYTGQGWYNRVTPEELQLIITTERESTGLEAEERELLKNVFEFGEVEAVEVMVPRTSIAAIPSTATFQTLLEEIAQTGHSRYPVMGESLDDIQGIIYFKELAQPLSQGQLTLETPILPWIRPARFVPESMPLSELLPLMQRSHLIMMMVVDEFGGTAGLVTLKDLIAEIIGDNSEPESTEELPVQILDEQTFLVQAQMDLEEVNELLDLNLPLADEYQTLGGFVLYQFQKIPVQGETLNYDNLNLTVVSAEGPRVHQIRIHRQEATSTSLEDISIPHRVTQTGTTEEIPEDEVMRNLDEDSYKDSE